A stretch of the Prochlorococcus marinus str. MIT 0918 genome encodes the following:
- a CDS encoding ABC transporter ATP-binding protein — protein sequence MAKKSKTIELLGRLYQALPKKRKRSLFFILPIAVLTGLADVFVVGLVSRLFTVVVGGENRPSLPISIFVPDDHRLRIIGLVVLYISMNWIASFLKLTLRAAQERLRVSIWRDLSELALKKILSQPYEFFIGKNNSDITSKVLLNIVRVSERMVNPLLALTCGIFVVSFICIAIVAIERAVAIYLIIGLIAFYVLISGIVTPYVRFATRRRIELEKETNSILNESLKTIVDVQLTGSESFFQKKYNDSGKKAYSPIWKAEVLPEFPRALVEPFGITLIFCIGLIPLITNQQATSFVEIVPFVATIAVASLKLTPPLQDTFRALTLLRSSLPDLEETLKIIELPNNKLTIYSPGVPSVKGINPRENIKLNNIKYKYPFSDKYVLDGINLTIPVGSRIAFVGKTGSGKTTTANQLLCLIRPTLGSLQLDGIDLTDNEVPAWQACCSYVSQSFNLLNTNVIENIAFGQPKSKIDESLVWDSLQAAQLEEFIADLPMGLYTKIGENGIKLSGGQRQRIALARALYRKSSFLILDEATSALDNQTESKVMEAIELIGRRCTIIIIAHRISTVMKCDSICEFEKGRIKASGKFDQLINISETFRELTKPVKNSSQSSKEENYLV from the coding sequence ATGGCTAAGAAAAGCAAGACAATTGAACTGCTGGGACGTCTCTATCAGGCATTACCAAAAAAAAGGAAGCGATCACTCTTTTTCATCTTGCCAATTGCTGTCCTAACTGGATTGGCTGATGTATTTGTAGTTGGATTAGTTTCAAGGTTGTTTACAGTTGTAGTTGGTGGTGAAAATAGACCATCCTTACCTATTTCGATATTTGTACCTGATGACCATAGATTAAGAATTATAGGTCTGGTCGTTTTATATATCTCAATGAATTGGATAGCATCTTTTTTAAAACTAACTCTTCGTGCAGCACAAGAGAGATTAAGAGTTTCAATTTGGAGAGATCTATCTGAACTAGCTTTGAAAAAAATATTATCTCAACCCTATGAATTCTTTATAGGGAAAAATAACTCTGATATTACAAGTAAAGTTCTACTGAATATTGTTAGAGTATCTGAAAGAATGGTTAACCCTTTATTAGCTTTAACTTGTGGTATTTTTGTTGTTTCATTTATATGTATAGCTATTGTTGCAATAGAAAGAGCAGTAGCAATATATTTAATTATAGGGTTAATAGCATTTTACGTATTGATTTCTGGAATAGTTACTCCATATGTAAGATTCGCTACACGAAGAAGAATAGAACTTGAAAAAGAAACTAATAGTATTCTGAATGAATCCTTAAAAACAATTGTTGATGTTCAACTAACAGGATCTGAATCATTTTTTCAGAAAAAATATAATGATTCTGGCAAAAAAGCATATTCTCCTATTTGGAAAGCTGAGGTACTCCCAGAATTCCCAAGGGCTTTGGTAGAACCATTTGGAATAACATTAATTTTCTGTATAGGTTTGATACCACTTATTACCAATCAACAAGCTACTTCTTTTGTAGAGATTGTTCCTTTTGTAGCAACTATTGCTGTTGCTTCTTTAAAGCTTACCCCCCCTCTTCAAGATACTTTTAGAGCATTAACTTTATTAAGATCATCTTTGCCAGATCTTGAAGAAACACTTAAAATAATAGAGCTTCCTAATAATAAATTAACAATATATTCACCAGGAGTTCCATCAGTTAAAGGTATTAATCCTAGAGAGAATATCAAATTAAATAATATAAAGTATAAATATCCTTTTAGTGATAAATATGTTCTAGATGGAATTAATTTAACAATTCCTGTAGGTAGCAGAATTGCTTTTGTCGGCAAAACAGGAAGTGGTAAAACAACTACCGCTAATCAACTTTTATGTTTAATCCGTCCAACTTTAGGTAGTCTTCAATTAGATGGAATAGATCTTACTGATAATGAAGTTCCAGCATGGCAAGCATGCTGTTCTTATGTATCACAATCATTTAATTTACTAAACACTAATGTCATAGAAAATATAGCTTTTGGTCAACCTAAATCTAAAATAGACGAAAGTCTAGTTTGGGATTCTTTACAAGCTGCTCAATTAGAAGAGTTTATAGCAGATTTACCAATGGGCTTATATACAAAAATAGGTGAAAATGGCATAAAATTATCAGGAGGACAACGACAAAGGATTGCTTTAGCTAGAGCACTTTATAGAAAATCAAGTTTCCTTATTTTAGATGAAGCAACAAGCGCACTAGATAATCAAACCGAAAGTAAAGTAATGGAAGCTATAGAATTAATTGGTAGAAGATGTACAATAATAATTATTGCCCATAGAATTTCTACTGTAATGAAATGTGATTCAATATGTGAATTTGAGAAAGGTAGAATAAAAGCCTCTGGTAAGTTTGATCAACTAATCAATATTTCTGAAACATTTAGGGAATTAACAAAACCAGTTAAAAACTCTAGCCAATCCAGTAAAGAAGAGAATTATTTAGTCTAA
- a CDS encoding alpha-1,2-fucosyltransferase: MNNENICQKLSIVKKEDNVWIYGYFQRKEAFSKNAITFWQFVFNEISLNLIPFKSEDMIALHIRNGDYIKSQNKSIYGFQSIDMQLNKAIEYHNLINSKSKVFIFTDSNEIVTEYLKKKKYEKIKDLFEIMPTNNAIDDLKEMASFRHIIGTNSTFSLCAGMLSWLKSYNQKEERPSLILPSTWFKNQEDNQKILNDLKNCDFTI; this comes from the coding sequence ATGAATAATGAAAATATATGCCAGAAGCTATCAATTGTAAAAAAAGAAGATAATGTCTGGATATATGGTTATTTTCAAAGAAAAGAAGCTTTTAGTAAAAATGCTATTACCTTTTGGCAATTTGTATTCAATGAAATATCTTTAAATTTAATCCCTTTCAAATCTGAAGATATGATTGCTTTACATATAAGAAATGGAGACTATATCAAATCTCAAAATAAATCTATTTATGGTTTCCAATCAATAGATATGCAATTAAATAAAGCTATCGAGTATCATAATTTAATAAACTCAAAAAGTAAAGTATTTATATTTACTGATTCTAATGAGATCGTAACTGAATATCTAAAAAAGAAAAAATATGAAAAAATTAAAGATTTATTTGAAATCATGCCAACTAATAATGCTATTGACGATTTAAAAGAAATGGCTTCATTTCGACATATTATTGGAACTAATTCAACATTTTCATTATGTGCTGGAATGTTATCCTGGTTAAAAAGCTATAATCAAAAAGAGGAAAGACCATCTCTAATACTTCCAAGTACATGGTTTAAGAATCAAGAAGATAATCAAAAAATATTAAACGATTTAAAAAATTGTGATTTTACAATCTAA
- a CDS encoding glycosyltransferase, with the protein MSRDKRDYKRINRIYYRDLQQIHQLLVPSGLRVLEIGSRYGDTLASFDPIYGVGVELDTYKYQRAKEQYEKLNFFNLSPDNLTPESIECLEPFDIIILNNVLNTAKDVHTLLENIHKFSHSRTRLIINFHNWLWQPFLKIAEKIGQREPQPPESWLTPGDVKNLLDLSGWQLFKQGHRFIIPRQIPLVTSFFNQYISQLPFIEHLGLTHWMVAKPNPKPIEKPSVSVIIPARNEEGNITSAISRLSELGKFTEVIFVEGHSTDNTWSAISNLIDNYRGPLRLSKYQQTGRGKADAVWLGFEKAKGEILIILDADLTVRPEDLSRFVQALSEGTGDFINGCRLVYPRSKIAMPYLNTFANRFFAAIFSWLLRQRIKDTLCGTKVLWNSDYQLIKQGRSYFGNFDPFGDFDLLFGASKLNLKIVELPIRYQERIYGDSNIAHLKEGLILGKMCLIAAKKLRFTP; encoded by the coding sequence ATGTCTAGAGACAAACGAGATTATAAGAGGATAAATAGAATATATTATAGAGATCTACAACAAATCCATCAATTACTCGTACCCTCAGGGTTAAGAGTTTTAGAAATTGGTAGTAGATATGGCGATACACTCGCTTCCTTTGATCCCATTTATGGAGTGGGGGTAGAGCTTGACACATATAAATATCAAAGAGCTAAAGAACAATATGAAAAGCTTAATTTCTTTAATTTAAGTCCGGATAATTTGACCCCAGAATCAATAGAATGTTTAGAACCTTTTGATATAATTATTTTAAATAATGTTTTAAATACAGCTAAGGATGTTCATACATTATTAGAAAATATACATAAGTTTAGTCATTCTCGTACTCGCTTGATTATCAATTTTCATAATTGGCTTTGGCAACCTTTTTTGAAGATTGCAGAAAAGATTGGACAAAGGGAGCCCCAACCTCCAGAAAGTTGGCTTACACCTGGCGATGTCAAAAATCTTTTAGATTTGTCTGGTTGGCAATTATTTAAGCAAGGGCATAGATTTATTATCCCTAGGCAAATCCCTTTGGTCACTTCTTTTTTTAACCAGTATATAAGTCAATTACCATTTATAGAGCATTTAGGATTAACTCATTGGATGGTAGCGAAACCAAACCCTAAGCCTATAGAAAAGCCTTCAGTTAGTGTGATTATTCCAGCACGTAATGAAGAAGGAAATATTACATCTGCGATATCAAGATTATCAGAATTAGGGAAATTTACTGAGGTTATTTTTGTAGAAGGGCATTCTACAGATAATACTTGGTCTGCTATTAGCAATTTAATAGATAATTATAGGGGTCCTTTGAGGCTTTCTAAATATCAACAAACAGGTCGTGGGAAAGCAGATGCTGTATGGCTTGGTTTTGAAAAGGCTAAAGGTGAAATACTTATCATTTTAGATGCTGATTTGACAGTGAGGCCTGAGGACCTTTCTAGGTTTGTTCAAGCTTTGTCTGAAGGTACTGGAGACTTTATTAATGGTTGCCGATTGGTTTATCCTAGAAGTAAGATAGCAATGCCATATTTGAATACTTTTGCTAATAGGTTTTTTGCAGCTATTTTTTCTTGGTTGTTAAGGCAACGCATTAAGGATACTTTATGCGGAACAAAGGTGTTGTGGAATAGTGATTATCAACTTATTAAACAGGGAAGAAGTTATTTTGGAAATTTTGATCCTTTTGGTGATTTTGATTTGTTATTTGGAGCAAGTAAATTAAATTTAAAAATTGTAGAGCTTCCAATAAGGTATCAAGAAAGAATTTATGGGGATTCAAATATTGCTCATTTAAAGGAAGGTTTGATTCTTGGAAAAATGTGTTTAATTGCGGCTAAGAAACTTAGATTTACACCTTAA
- a CDS encoding HAD hydrolase-like protein has product MNNLIIFDLDGVLIDSKDIHYNSLNKALSDIDQKYVIDRESHIKKFDGLPTMEKLAILSSTINLPIDSHQKIFEEKQEYTFNEFSMLKEDNLLKELCVNIKNRGIKIAVASNCIRKSVQIALLRIGIIEHIDYIVSSEDVYRKKPFPECYWKCMVACNSIPSSTVIFEDSHVGRQAAKKSKSHLIPVESRKKLNLELVKTAFNLLDSIPSLPWIDPKLNILIPMAGEGSRFSNAGYTFPKPLIEVNNKPMIQIVTENLAINGQFTYIVKEDHYKKYNLNYLMELISPGCNIVQVKEKTEGAACTTLLAKDLINNENPLLIANSDQYIEWDSQECMYYFSDPSIDAGILTFKATHPKWSYARVNDDGLVKEVAEKKPISKNATVGIYYWKRGSDYVKYAEKMIQKNIRTNNEFYVCPVFNEAIEDGLNVKIFEVDKMWGIGTPEDLKVFLEEGIT; this is encoded by the coding sequence TTGAACAATCTAATTATATTTGATCTAGACGGTGTACTTATAGATAGTAAGGATATTCATTATAATTCTCTAAATAAAGCCTTATCAGATATAGATCAAAAATATGTTATTGATAGAGAGTCACATATTAAAAAGTTTGATGGTCTTCCTACGATGGAAAAGCTGGCAATATTAAGCTCAACTATTAATTTGCCCATAGACTCTCATCAAAAGATATTTGAAGAAAAGCAAGAGTATACATTTAACGAATTCTCAATGCTCAAAGAAGATAACCTCCTTAAAGAATTATGCGTTAATATAAAAAATAGGGGTATTAAAATTGCCGTTGCTAGTAATTGCATTCGCAAATCAGTGCAAATAGCACTGTTAAGAATAGGTATCATTGAACATATTGATTATATTGTGAGTAGTGAAGATGTTTATAGAAAGAAACCATTTCCTGAATGTTATTGGAAATGTATGGTTGCATGCAATTCGATTCCTTCTTCTACTGTAATCTTTGAAGACAGCCATGTGGGCAGACAAGCTGCAAAAAAAAGTAAATCACATTTAATTCCTGTAGAAAGTAGAAAGAAGCTGAATTTAGAATTGGTTAAAACAGCATTTAACTTATTAGACTCAATTCCATCTTTACCATGGATAGATCCAAAATTGAATATATTAATCCCTATGGCTGGGGAAGGATCAAGATTTTCCAATGCTGGATATACATTTCCGAAACCATTAATAGAAGTAAATAACAAACCTATGATTCAAATAGTCACAGAAAATTTAGCTATAAATGGTCAATTTACATACATAGTAAAAGAAGATCATTATAAAAAATATAACCTGAATTATCTTATGGAGTTGATATCACCAGGTTGTAATATAGTACAAGTTAAAGAAAAAACAGAAGGCGCTGCATGTACCACATTATTAGCAAAGGACTTAATTAACAATGAAAATCCATTATTAATAGCTAATAGTGATCAATATATTGAATGGGATTCTCAAGAGTGTATGTATTACTTCTCTGATCCATCTATAGATGCAGGGATCCTTACATTTAAAGCTACTCACCCTAAGTGGTCATATGCAAGAGTCAACGATGATGGCCTAGTCAAAGAAGTAGCAGAGAAGAAGCCAATAAGTAAAAATGCAACAGTAGGTATTTATTATTGGAAAAGGGGTTCTGATTATGTGAAATATGCTGAAAAAATGATTCAAAAAAATATTAGAACTAATAATGAATTCTATGTCTGTCCTGTATTTAATGAAGCTATTGAAGATGGATTAAATGTAAAAATTTTTGAGGTTGATAAAATGTGGGGAATAGGCACTCCAGAAGATTTAAAAGTCTTCTTAGAAGAAGGTATTACATGA
- the gmd gene encoding GDP-mannose 4,6-dehydratase — MSDLSKKALITGITGQDGSYLAELLLEKGYEVHGLKRRSSSFNTSRIDHLYQDPHDLEPSLILHYGDLTDSTNLIRIIQQIEPDEIYNLGAQSHVAVSFEAPEYTANCDGLGTLRILEAVRLLGLKNHTKIYQASTSELYGQVQEIPQSEKTPFYPRSPYAVAKLYGFWITVNYREAYGMYACNGILFNHESPRRGETFVTRKITRGLSRIDAGLDKCIYVGNLESLRDWGHARDYVEMQWLMLQQDQPQDFVIATGRQESVRHFIELTARELGWGNLQWIGEGLQEIGKRQDNNEIVVRVDPRYFRPAEVETLLGDPTKAHEILGWKPNTSLEELVAEMVKVDKEEAAKESLLSKKGYSIVSPMESPPSNSAR; from the coding sequence ATGAGTGATTTGAGTAAGAAAGCATTAATAACTGGTATTACAGGGCAAGATGGTAGTTATCTCGCAGAACTATTGTTAGAAAAAGGCTATGAGGTTCACGGACTAAAAAGACGATCTAGTAGTTTTAATACAAGTAGAATCGATCACTTATATCAAGATCCACATGATCTAGAACCTAGTTTAATTCTTCATTATGGGGACTTAACTGACAGTACAAATCTGATTAGAATAATTCAGCAAATTGAACCTGATGAAATATATAATCTAGGAGCACAAAGTCATGTTGCAGTAAGTTTTGAAGCCCCTGAATATACAGCAAATTGCGATGGGTTAGGAACACTACGCATTCTCGAAGCCGTTCGCTTATTAGGTTTAAAAAATCATACTAAGATTTATCAAGCTAGTACTAGTGAGTTATATGGTCAGGTTCAAGAAATTCCTCAAAGTGAAAAAACACCCTTCTATCCAAGAAGCCCTTATGCAGTAGCAAAATTATATGGATTTTGGATAACCGTAAATTATCGCGAAGCCTATGGTATGTATGCGTGTAATGGAATACTGTTTAATCATGAGTCTCCTAGAAGAGGGGAAACCTTTGTGACGCGTAAAATTACAAGAGGCTTATCTCGAATTGACGCTGGATTAGATAAATGTATTTATGTAGGAAATTTAGAATCCTTGAGAGATTGGGGCCATGCTAGAGATTATGTTGAAATGCAATGGCTAATGCTTCAACAAGACCAACCTCAAGATTTTGTAATTGCTACTGGCCGTCAAGAAAGTGTTAGACATTTTATTGAATTAACTGCTAGAGAATTGGGATGGGGTAATCTTCAATGGATAGGAGAAGGACTTCAAGAAATTGGAAAACGTCAAGATAATAATGAGATAGTAGTTCGGGTGGATCCACGATATTTTCGACCGGCCGAAGTAGAAACTCTTTTAGGTGACCCCACGAAGGCCCATGAAATTTTAGGGTGGAAACCCAATACATCTTTGGAAGAACTTGTTGCAGAGATGGTAAAAGTTGATAAAGAAGAAGCTGCTAAAGAATCTTTATTGTCTAAAAAAGGTTATTCCATAGTTAGCCCTATGGAATCACCCCCATCGAATTCTGCAAGGTGA
- a CDS encoding GDP-L-fucose synthase family protein, with amino-acid sequence MNLTLKTIDSIELINKEESIFVAGHRGMVGSAICRSFNRNGFKNLLTIDRRNLDLLNSQLVDAWFQKYRPSIVVLAAAKVGGIEANRSFPVDFILNNLQIQNNVINASWKYGVKRLLFLGSSCIYPKFSEQPIKEEALLTGPLEPTNEWYAIAKITGLKLCQALRKQYNFDAITLMPTNLYGPGDNYHKDNSHVLPAMIRRFYEAYKRGDDSVTCWGTGTPLREFLHVDDLGDACLFALRFWKPESINAPTFLNGQKLSYLNIGTGVDLKIKELAEIIAEKIGFSGSIKWDNSKPDGTPKKQLDVSRIMSLGWKPKISLEKGIDHTLKDFHNQIINQNIRE; translated from the coding sequence GTGAATTTAACTTTAAAAACTATTGATTCGATAGAGTTAATTAATAAAGAAGAAAGTATTTTTGTAGCTGGCCATCGAGGTATGGTCGGTTCGGCCATTTGTAGATCTTTTAATCGTAATGGTTTTAAAAATCTATTAACTATTGATCGTCGAAATCTTGATTTGCTGAATTCACAATTAGTAGATGCTTGGTTTCAAAAGTATAGGCCTTCCATTGTTGTACTTGCTGCAGCGAAAGTAGGAGGAATTGAAGCTAATAGAAGTTTTCCAGTGGATTTTATTTTGAATAATCTTCAGATACAAAATAATGTAATTAATGCTTCTTGGAAATATGGGGTAAAGAGATTACTTTTTCTTGGTAGTAGTTGCATTTACCCAAAATTTTCTGAACAACCAATTAAAGAAGAAGCTCTTTTGACTGGCCCTTTAGAGCCTACTAATGAATGGTATGCAATAGCTAAGATTACAGGTTTAAAACTTTGTCAAGCCTTAAGAAAGCAATATAACTTTGATGCAATTACTTTAATGCCAACTAATTTATATGGTCCTGGTGATAATTATCATAAAGACAATAGTCATGTATTACCTGCAATGATTAGAAGGTTTTATGAGGCTTATAAAAGAGGAGATGATTCTGTTACCTGTTGGGGTACTGGTACCCCTTTACGTGAATTTTTGCATGTAGATGATTTGGGTGATGCCTGTTTATTTGCTTTGCGATTTTGGAAACCTGAAAGTATTAACGCACCTACTTTTTTGAATGGTCAGAAATTATCTTATTTAAATATTGGTACAGGTGTAGATTTAAAGATTAAAGAACTAGCAGAAATTATTGCTGAAAAGATAGGTTTTTCTGGTTCAATAAAATGGGATAACAGTAAGCCAGATGGTACTCCTAAAAAACAATTAGATGTAAGTAGAATAATGAGTTTAGGATGGAAACCTAAGATTAGTCTTGAGAAAGGGATTGATCACACTTTAAAAGATTTTCATAATCAAATAATTAATCAAAATATTAGAGAATGA
- a CDS encoding ArnT family glycosyltransferase: MDFNKKNYFLHLLDKITLKFLFYIGLLFPILFYFKERSYIAQDEGYYALQAKWIIDSGNWIAPMWWDSIIYDRTIGIQWLIAFSQKLFGDSIFAAHLPSLIAGIITLFFSYKIAYIIKGKNNAIITIFILATTFLWVDNLHLATQDMSLLAFELFGIFSLLKYQNTSKAIWTFFAGLSIGPAIMLKSFMIILPILAILPYIIVCQRKILSSLSLWLGVLLGIIPFASWLILSIQEYGLSNVSGLVNKVYYLSYSDSYSGSFLYYFWNFPANTFPWIIFCIIGLITNQKISNHSARLLLTSYPLILFLLLSLFKTKTSYYSLQMVPFMAINASIGIQYVFSSEFKYKKCLSILFISFGLIFILASLFILINTFIHAFNFHYIDTKIVILLLNCLGFPFLLFSIKNLSSKRIFLLLLAPYLAYSIIVQNGFLTNRDPQIKLDLVNSLVVNNHTINFILPSQFDEDSFKKLVKVALYTPTHGLALRTVDSINRNQYAWVHYNSLIAEDMSDIDIIYRSESIRPWILIQKR; encoded by the coding sequence ATGGATTTTAATAAAAAAAACTACTTTTTACATTTATTAGACAAGATAACTTTAAAATTTTTATTCTATATCGGATTACTATTTCCCATATTATTTTACTTTAAAGAAAGAAGTTATATTGCTCAAGATGAAGGTTATTATGCACTTCAAGCTAAATGGATAATAGATAGTGGAAATTGGATAGCACCTATGTGGTGGGATAGTATTATTTATGATAGAACAATTGGTATACAATGGTTGATCGCATTTTCTCAAAAGTTATTTGGTGATAGTATATTTGCTGCGCATTTACCATCATTAATAGCTGGAATTATAACTTTATTTTTTAGCTATAAAATAGCCTATATTATTAAAGGAAAAAACAATGCAATTATAACAATTTTTATTTTAGCAACAACTTTTCTATGGGTAGATAATTTACATTTAGCAACGCAAGATATGTCATTATTAGCGTTTGAACTATTCGGGATATTTTCACTATTAAAATATCAAAATACATCTAAAGCTATTTGGACCTTTTTTGCAGGGTTGTCAATAGGACCTGCAATTATGTTGAAAAGCTTTATGATAATTTTACCTATACTAGCTATATTACCATACATTATTGTATGTCAGAGAAAGATTTTATCTTCATTATCTTTATGGTTGGGAGTTCTTTTAGGAATAATACCATTTGCTAGTTGGTTAATTTTAAGTATTCAAGAATATGGATTGTCTAATGTTTCAGGATTAGTTAATAAAGTCTATTACCTTTCATATTCAGATTCTTATAGTGGCTCTTTTCTTTATTATTTTTGGAACTTTCCTGCGAATACATTTCCTTGGATTATATTTTGTATTATAGGTTTGATTACGAATCAGAAAATATCTAACCATTCAGCAAGACTATTATTAACTTCATACCCCCTAATCTTATTCTTACTCTTATCATTATTTAAAACTAAAACATCTTATTATTCACTTCAGATGGTACCTTTTATGGCAATTAATGCGAGTATAGGAATTCAATATGTGTTTTCCAGTGAATTTAAATACAAAAAGTGCTTATCAATCCTCTTTATATCATTTGGCTTGATCTTTATTTTAGCCAGCTTATTTATTTTAATTAATACCTTTATTCATGCTTTTAATTTTCATTATATAGATACTAAAATAGTAATCCTTTTATTGAATTGCTTAGGTTTCCCATTTTTATTATTTTCAATAAAAAATCTTAGTAGCAAGAGAATCTTTTTACTACTATTAGCTCCATATTTAGCATATAGCATAATAGTACAAAATGGTTTTCTGACTAATCGAGACCCTCAAATCAAACTTGACCTTGTAAATAGTCTTGTTGTTAATAACCATACAATTAACTTTATACTTCCATCGCAATTTGATGAAGATTCCTTTAAAAAATTAGTTAAAGTAGCTTTATATACTCCCACTCATGGATTGGCTTTAAGAACAGTTGATTCAATTAATAGAAATCAGTATGCATGGGTTCACTATAATTCTCTTATTGCAGAAGATATGAGTGACATTGATATTATTTATAGGAGTGAGTCTATAAGGCCTTGGATATTGATTCAAAAAAGATAA
- a CDS encoding lysylphosphatidylglycerol synthase transmembrane domain-containing protein, translating to MRLSNIFRITILAIILYTLAAFIFGFIEIQNSMSLIPVSWWFSFLSLPLFTHVVLAFRWHYLLLFLSSRLSFFQSCNIYISGLALMAAPGRTGELIRALWLNKNYHMSKSVGLAATFSERLSDLISALLIMFLLLSSNKQIFIFITLLMLIFLFSRPCKDIFKKIILTLSQLSIFSFLNNKLVPSYTNMFLNFRNVLSLRILPLTILFGIIIWLFESLFVYYLFIKLGVNIDFRESVIIRTGMGLGGALSFLPAGLITSEASALAISLAYGSGRSEAIVVTLIIRLYTLFVPFLIGLIVLNLNKQLSLEIPNISSR from the coding sequence ATGCGTCTTAGTAATATATTTAGAATAACTATTTTAGCAATAATACTTTATACCTTGGCAGCTTTCATTTTTGGTTTTATTGAAATCCAAAATTCAATGTCATTGATTCCTGTTTCTTGGTGGTTCTCTTTTTTATCTCTTCCTTTATTTACCCATGTAGTCTTAGCATTCCGATGGCATTATCTACTTTTATTTTTATCTTCAAGATTATCCTTTTTTCAATCATGTAATATATATATATCAGGATTAGCCTTAATGGCAGCTCCAGGGAGAACAGGAGAACTTATTAGAGCGCTTTGGTTAAATAAAAATTATCATATGTCTAAATCAGTAGGTTTAGCAGCTACGTTCTCTGAACGTCTTTCAGATTTGATTAGTGCACTATTAATTATGTTCCTTCTTTTATCCAGTAACAAACAAATATTTATTTTTATCACCCTACTCATGTTAATTTTTTTATTTTCAAGACCATGTAAAGATATTTTCAAAAAAATTATTTTAACACTATCTCAACTCAGCATATTTTCTTTTCTGAATAATAAATTGGTTCCTAGCTATACTAATATGTTTTTGAACTTTAGGAATGTATTATCTTTGCGAATACTCCCTTTAACTATTTTATTTGGGATTATTATTTGGTTATTTGAGTCTTTATTTGTATATTATTTATTTATAAAATTAGGCGTCAACATTGATTTTAGGGAATCTGTAATTATCAGAACTGGAATGGGGCTAGGAGGAGCACTATCTTTTCTTCCAGCAGGACTAATTACGAGTGAAGCCTCAGCTCTTGCAATTTCTTTGGCTTATGGATCTGGCAGAAGTGAAGCTATCGTTGTTACATTAATTATTCGATTATATACTTTATTTGTTCCTTTTTTAATTGGTTTGATAGTTTTGAATTTAAATAAGCAACTAAGTCTTGAAATCCCTAACATCTCTTCTAGATAA